The Arthrobacter oryzae DNA window CGTCCCAGCCGTCCTCCAGCAGGGCGTCCACCAGGGTCCGCGGCAGGGGCGGGCGGAAAAGCTCGGCCCGGACCCCGGCCCCGTGGACCAGCAGCACCGGCCCCTTCTCCGCCGTTCCGGCGCCGGGGGTCCCGGCCGCGGTGACGTGCAGCAGGGTCAGCGGCGTTCCGTCCCCGGCGGGGAACGGGATCACCTCCGTGATGTGGTCCGTCCGGGTGATGGTGCGGGGGCTGCTCATGGCGAAAATCCCTCCCTGGCGACGGTGACGGGCGGTTCGAAGAGCCGGAGCGGCGGCAGTCCGCCGGCCGGCACCGGGCGGAGGCCGCCGTCGCCGTTGTCCTGCAGGTTCCAGTCCCGGCAGATGCGGTCCACTGCCACCGGATACACCGTCAGGTTGCCGTCCGGGGTGATCCGGATCCGGAGGAAACCCTTGTGGTCCTCAACGGCCTGGCCGGACATGGCCCAGGAGGCCACTTCTCCGCTTGCGGTCCTCAGGATGAAGAACGCAAACGCTTCGCTTCCGGCCGCGTACCCGGTGGCGAAGATGACGGCGAGCACCAGTGCAAGGGTGAGGAAAGGCGGCCACGCCGCCGGCCACGGGAGGAGGAGGACGACGGCGATTCCCGCCCCGAGCGCTGTGAGCTGCCAGAGCGCGCCGCGGGAAACGGTAAACCCGGCGCCGTTTTCCCGCGGCTCCCGGGCGAAACCGAGCGCAGTGCCGAGCGTGACCAGCAGCAACAGCAGGAGCAGGGGGACCGCGAAGATTGTCAGCGCAAGCAACCCGGTATTGCCTGCCTTCAGGCTGAGCAGGCTGTCCACGAAGGAGAGGCCGCGGAAAGCGCTGAAGACGGTCCAGAGGGTCAGGGCGGCCACCATGTGCGCCACGCCGAGGGCCGAGCCGAATCCCGGGTTCCGCAGCGGGAGCCAGAACGGAGTCAGCGGATTGGCCAGGCGTCCGCGGAACTGCCGGGACTCTGCCACGCCCGGGAATGTTCCCGGCGCCAGGGCGAAGCGGCGTCCGGCGCGGGGACTGCTCCCCGGGAGTGTCACGTCGGCAGGCAGCCACCGGGCTTCTGCCAGGAACGCGCCACCCAGGCCGCAGGTGATGAGCTGGGTCCGGCGCGGGTCGGCTCCGGCGGCGGCCGGGAGACTCTCTTCAGCCGGTCCGCCCTGCGCCGTTTCCTCGTAGCGCGCGTAGTGGTGCAGGTCCCCGGTGAGCCACAGCCGTACCGATGCGCCGGTTTCCTCGAACGTGCCCGCGCGGTGGTTGAAGCGCCGCCGAAGGTAATCCTGCTCGAAGAAATGCACCTGCCGGAACGCGTTCTCGTCCTCCGTTGCGCGCACCCAGTACGGGGCTGCGACGCACAGGATGACGGCGTCGCCCGGAATCAGCCGGGTTGTCACGGTGTTGTAGAAGTAATCCAGCTGCGGTTCGTCGATGTACTGCCCCAGCTGGCTGTCCAGCCCCACCAGCCACCATCCCGGGGAGCCGTCGCCCCCCGTCAGCCGGAGGGCGAAGTAGCTCCGTGTCTGGATGGTCCGCCAGCCGCCGATGTTCCGCTGCCGCGTGAACAGCCGGATGAAGGACGTCAGGCCGTCGTACCAGTCGTGATTGCCGGGAAGGGCCAGCAGCACCGCGGCGCCGCCGGGGGAGCGGCCGCCGGGAAGCGCCGTCCGGTACGGACCCACCATGCGGTCCTCGTACGCGGCGGGCGCGGCCACCGGGTACACCTCGTCCCCGCCCAGCACCAGTACCTTGCCGCGCCGGAGCTCATGTCCGTCCACCCGCAGCGACTCTTCGGCCAGTAACGACGCCACCGTGTAGGTGGCATCAAATCCGTCGCCCAGGTCGGCCGTGAAATCCAGCCACAGGTCGTCGGCCACGGAAGCCGTTTCAGTCCCCGCTGCCTCAGCCCCGGCGGCGCGGGCCCCCGCACCGGGCAGGCCGAGGTCACGGACCACTGGCTGCGCAGGCTGGCCCGCTACGGGCAGCCGCTCCAGATCGAGTTCGTAGCCGGGAAAGCCGCCCTCCAGCTCGCGCTTGTCGCCGAAGTCGGCGAAAACGGACGCAAGGACTACCCGCACGGCGGTCCTGCCCAGCTGGGCCGGGGCGAGCCAGCGCACGGCGTCCCGCGGAGTGAAGCCCAATCCGTTGCTGTGCCGCGCCAGCTCAGCCCGCTTCATCCCCGCCGCCTTCCATGGCCGTCGCTTTTCATCACCGGGCGGGTCGGGCGTGGGGCCGGCGGCCGTACACCTGCCACAGTTCGCCCAGGAACACCCTGCCGAATGCCGCCAGGGCGCTAGCAGGGGCCGGTCCGCTTGTGCGGAACGTGGTCAACTGCCGGGCGAAGTCCCACGGCCGGATGTACAGGATCCCGGCCCCCGCCACCGCTTCGGAGTTTTTGTCCACATCAAGGGGGTTCCGGGGCGCGGAAGTCCCCGTATCTGGACGAAAACTCGTGGCAGCGGCAGCGGCACTATCCGGGGGCGGGACATGCCCGCGCAGGACGGTGACGTACAGCGTGGTGGTGTCACCCCAGACGTCGAAGCCCGCGTCATTCCGGACGTCCTTGTGGCCCACGAAAGTCAGCGGGGTGCCGCCGGGATCCCGCAGCCAGAGCCGGTAGAGCATTTTCCGTCCGGCACCGTCAGGCGCTTCCCTGACAAAGAGATTGAACCACCCCCGCTCCACCGGCAGGCGGCCGCCGAACTGGTCGGCGAGGACGTAGCCTTCAGCTGTCGCCGGATGGAGCGGATCCCGGACGAACGCGTCGATGTCAGGCGCGGTGATGGTCAGTTCGAACATCATCCGGCGGCTGCGGTCGCGGCCCAGGCTGCGGCCCCTCTCAGGGTCGTGCACGCCCGCGCTGAACCACCCGTGCATCTGTTCGGTGAAGCTGACGGACGTGGGACCTGCTTCGGCCAGTTCGGCCTCCTCCTCGATTTCAGCTTCCTGCAGGGCCTCGCTTTCGGGAAGTGCGGCGGCCTCCGCGGAGCCCGCGGCATCCCTGGATCCGGCGGAGCGCAGCCCCCGAGGGCGCGTGCCGGTCCGAACGGCGAAGGTGCTCTCTTCCCGGGGTGCCTTTGCCCCTTTGGTGGCGTCCGGCACCAGGGCACGAAGCGGGCCGGGCTGGTAGCCGGGAATCCCGGCGTCGGGCGTCCCGACGCCGACGTTTCCCGGCGGGACACCGGGGGTGCCCAGTCCGCCCCGCTGCCGCAGCCGCCCGCCGTCGTCGGTTCCGGCCAGGATCCGGTGGCAGGCGCGTTCGGCAAATGCGGCAATGGTCAGGGCGGGGTTGGCTCCCACCGGCCCGGGCATCGCGGCACCGTCCACTACATGCAGGCCGGGGTAGCCAAACACCTCACCGTAGGAATCACACACTCCCTCGCTGCTGTTCCGCCCGGCCGGGGCGCCGCCCAGCGGATGCACGGTGATGACCCGCTTGCTCCACCAGAGCGGGTTCTGCTTGAAGCTGCCGCCCAGTTCCTTCGCGATCGCCTGCATCGTGTCCTGCATCCGGCCGAAGTACGCGGCGGACGTGGCGAGGGTCCAGTTGATGGCCAGCCGGCCGCCCTGCAGGGTCATCACGCCGTCCGGGATGTCCCGGCCCATGCCGAGCAGGGGAACTGACGACGCCGAGAGGCGGCCATCCCCGAGGGCTGCGGCAAGATCCGCCGAGATGTTGGAGCGCTGGGCGTGGAAGAGCCTGTCCTTGAGGAGCTGCACCATTACTTTGCCGGCGCGCCTGGCCACTTGCCGGAACTGCCCGGTCTCCAGCAGCCAGTTCATGAACGAGGGGTAGCCGGCATCCTCGATGTAGTAGCCGCGGCCGTCGCCTCCGTCCGTGGAGTCGGGGGTACGGATGGCCGTGGTGATCACCGGACCGATGCTGCCCGAGAGCGTGCGCGTCACGCCGTCGGGGTCCTTGGCGTCCAGGACGAAGCCCAGCAGGTCGCCGTTTCCGCTGAACCGGGTGCCCAGCGCCGGGCTCAGCGCGGGCAGCGACGCGCGGTTGCGCAGCAGCAGGAACGTCGTGCCGAAGGTCCCGGCGGCGAGGATGAGCCGGCGGCAGTGGATCACCTGTTCGCGCAGGAGTCCGGGCGCGGCGTCGGCCGGATCGTGGACGACGTAGCGGACCTCATAGCCGCCCGCCGGAAGGGGACGGATGCCGCGGACGTCGTGGTGGGTCCGGATGTCCGCCCCGGCAGTCTTGGCCGCGGACAGGTAGTTGTGGTCCAGGGTGTTCTTGGCGCCGGTGTTGCAGCCGATGTCGCATTCCCCGGACAGGGTGCACGTGGTGCGCACCGTCCCTTCGCCATGGACGCTGCCGAACGGCCCGGGTGGCAGCACCTGGTTCCGGGCGGGAGCTGCACCCGGCGAGGCTGAAAAGGTGACGGCGATGGGCGGCCGTGTGATGCTGAGCCCGAGGGCCCGTGCGGCGGTTTCCATGGCCAGGGTCTTGGGCGTGTCCTGGTAGGGGTAGGGCACGGGACGGAGCATGGCCTCGGCGGCTTCGTAATACGGCTCGAGGTCCTGCCTGCTGAACGGCCAGCTTTCGTAGCCGCCCCCGGGAACGGGAGATTCCTGGACGAACCACTTCTCGTCCTTGCGCAGCAGCACGTTCGCGTAGATGAGGGATCCGCCGCCCAGTCCGCTGGAGACGATTCCTTCCAGGCCGCGGAAGGTCCAGGCATCAAAGAGGCCGTAGAGGCCTTTGTCCGGATCCCAGAAGTTCCGGCCCATCTCCGACGGTGTCCTGGCGAAACTTCCCGGGGGGTAGGCCCGTCCCCGCTCCATGAGGACCACCGACTGTCCGCCGGCCGCCAGACGGTAGGACGCTACCGATCCGCCGAAGCCGGAGCCCACCACCACGGCGTCCACCGACTCCGCGGGTTCATCATCGCCTTGCACCACCGGTTCCACGCAATTCCCCTTGGAAGAGCAGACCCGTCCCACCATCCTGCGGCCGGCGCACCTCGGCGGTGCGAAGCGGCCACGGGGCGGTCAGACGCAAACCATAGCGACATGTTCCCACTGCGGACGGGGTCTGTCCACGGACCCGGGGAGGAAAGCCCGGCCCGGGAACCCAAAGGGGGAGTGCTAGACCCGGATCCGGTAACCGCGCTTGACCACGGTTTCCACCATCCGGCCGTCCGGAAGGGACGAGCGCAGGCGGCTGACGGTCATGTCCAGCGCATGCACGGAGCCGCGCAGTTCCAGCAGTTCGGAGAGCGATTCCCGGGACAGGACGGCGCCCTCGGCACCCAGCAGTGCGCGCAGCAGCAGGAGAGGCGCCGGCGCCATTTCAACGGCTTCGCCGTCGATCCGGAGCGACCGTCCGCGGAGCTCCACGTTGCCGGACCGGGTGTCCAGGCGGCGCACATGGTTCAGGGCGAGATGCTCGCAGACCAGCCGGATCAGGGCGCCCATCCGGAAGCGTTCCGGAATGAGCGGGGATAGCCCTGCGTCGATCAGCGGCTGCGCGGTGACGGGACCCACGACGGCGGTGGTGACAGTGGTTTTCAGGGCGTCGACGAGCTGCTTGTAGAGGCCCATCTCGTGGGCTGTGCTCCACATGGCGTCGACGGCGGGCGCACTGGTGAACGTCAGGACGTCCAGGTTGCCGCTGCAGACGGCCTCGATCAGGCGCGGAAGTTTGTCCTCGCCGTCGGGCTTGACCCAGCGGTAGGGGGTGACGGTCAGGACGGTGGCGCCGGACATCCTCAGCCGCTCAAGCTGGCGGACGTCCGTGTAGCCGTGCAGTTGGACGGCCACAGTCTTGCCGCGGACGCCTTCCTTCAGCAGCATGTCCACCAGGGTGGCCGTGGTTTCGTCGCTGCTGATTCCGACGTCGGCAAGTCCGGCGGCGCGGACGGCACCGCGGGCTTTGGGCCCGCGGACAAACATCCGGCACGCCGCCAGGGTCTCCAGCAGTTCGTCGCCGATCCCGGACGCGTCGGCAGCCTCGCACCAGCGGCGCATGCCGTATGCGGTGGTGGCGATGCAGAGATCGGGCTTGGCGGCGATGATGGCCCGGGTGTCGTCGATAAGCCGCATGTCCTCCTGCACCGGTGCGATCTTGAGCGCCGGCGCGTGCAGCACCTCGGCTCCGCGCCGCTCCAAGGCCTCGATCAGGTCCTGGGAACGCCGGTGCGACGTCACGCCGATCCGGAACCCCTCCAGGGGTGCATCGGGGGCGTCGGCGGCAGGGGAGTCCTGCGGACCGGAGGCGGGGGCAATTGAGTTCAAGGCGCTCATGGTTTTACTTTCACGATTCCATCAGTGACGCTGCGAGGCGGTCGAGGTCAGCCGCCGCCTCGGCGTGCCCGCGGTTGGCTTCAGCCACCCGCACCACCTCGCCGATGACCAGCACTGCCGGGTTAGTGCAATCGGCGGCCGCAGTCACAATCGTACCCAGCTGGGCGATGGTGGTGCGCTGGCCGGGGCGGTAGCCGCGTTCGACGACGGCCATCGGCATCTCTGCAGGCATGCCCGCCCGGCGCAGGCCGGCGGCCAGCTGGTGCAGCGTCCCGATGCCCATGAGGACCACGATGGTCCCGCCCAGCCCGGCAAGGTGCGTCAGCTCCTTCTCCGTCAGCGGGGCGTGGCCGGACACCACGGTGAACATGTGGCTGACTTCGCGGTGCGTCACCGGGATGCCGGCTGCCGCCGGAACGGAGATGGCGCTGGTGACGCCGGAAACAACCTTGACGGGTACGCCGGCGGCCACGCAGGCCGCAACTTCTTCGCCGCCGCGGCCGAACACGTAGGGATCCCCGCCCTTGAGGCGGACCACGTTGTTTCCGGCCAGGGCGCTCTGCACCATGAGCTTCTCGATGTCGCCCTGGCTGACCTTGTGGTGGCCGGGCTGCTTGCCCACGTCCACCAGCTCGGCCGAGGTCAGGGACGGCAGCTCCTGGTAGGGGGCAAGCCGGTCGTAGAAGACGACGTCGGCATCGCGCAGCGCCTTGACGGCGGCAACCGTCAGCAGCTCCCCGACGCCGGGGCCGCCGCCCACCAGCGTTACGTGGCCCACTGCTCCCGCAGCCGGTTCCAACGCGACCGGGATGCCGGTCTGGCGGCAGCGGTTCAGCAGTGTGTCCCAGCCGGGCTGGCCGTCGTCGACGGCAGCCACGAGGAAGGGGCGCTCGGGCAGCGGCCCGTCGTGGCTCGCGCCCTGCGGGGTGCTGAGGCGGGAGACGACGGCGCCGGCGGACTGGTAGCGGCGGACCGCCTGCCGTGCGGCGTGGTCGGATCCGGTGACCAGGACTTCGCGGCCGGTGAGATCAATGCTGAGCTGCATGCCTATACCTCGTTCTTGTCGAGTTCCGGTGTGGTGGGCCGCATCGGGATGGTGGATCCGATGAGGACTTTCCCTTTTTCTTCAGCCGTTGCCGGGCGCATCTGGCCGCGCTCGTCGGAGACGAAAGTGATGGAGTCGTCCTTCTGGTCGGGGGCGTTGACGAAGGAGCGGAACCGGCGGAGGCGCTCCGGGTCCTTCAGCGTGTCGGCCCACTCGTCGACGTAGGTGTCGACGTGCTTGGCCATCGCGGCTTCGAGGTCCTCGGCGATGCCCAGGGTGTCCTTGACCACCACGTCCTCCACGTGCTTGATGCCGCCGTCGAGCTCTTCCTGCCAGCGCGCGGTGCGCTGCAGGCGGTCCGCCGTGCGGATGTAGTACATGAAGTAGCGGTCGATGTACTTGATCAGCGTTTCGTCGTCCAGGTCCTTGGCCAGGAGCTGGGCGTGGGCCGGGGTGGCACCGCCGTTGCCGCCGACGTACAAGTTCCAGCCGTCGGCCGTGGCGATCACACCGACGTCCTTGCCGCGGGCTTCGGCGCATTCGCGGGCGCAGCCGGAGACGCCCATCTTGAGCTTGTGCGGGCTGCGAAGGCCGCGGTAGCGAAGCTCGAGCTGGATGGCCATGGCCACCGAGTCCTGCACGCCGAAGCGGCACCAGGTGGACCCGACGCAGGACTTCACCGTGCGCAGGCTCTTGCCGTAGGCCTGGCCGGATTCGAAGCCGGCGTCCACCAGTTCCTTCCAGATTTCCGGGAGTTCTTCCAGCCGGGCGCCGAACATATCGATGCGCTGGCCGCCGGTGATCTTGGTGTACAGGTTGTACTTCTCGGCCACGGCGGCAATGACGCCGAGCTTCTTCGGGGTGATCTCACCGCCGGCGATGCGGGGGACCACCGAGTAGGTGCCGTCCTTCTGCATGTTGGCGAGGGCGCGGTCGTTCGTGTCCTGCAGGGTTCCGCGGCCGGCGTCCAGCACGTAGGCGCTGTTCTGGCTGGCCAGGATGTTGGCGATGGTCGGCTTGCAGATGTCGCAGCCGGCGCCGGTGCCGTACTTGGCCATGATCTCTTCGAACGAGGTCAGCTCCAGGACGCGGATGGCGTCGAACAGCTCCTGGCGGGAGAGCTCGATGTGCTCGCACAGGGCCTTGGAAACCTCGACGCCGGACTTGGTCAGTTCGCTTTCCAGCAGTTTCTTGAGCATGGGCACGCAGGAACCGCAGCTGGTTCCGGCTCGGGTGCAGCCCTTGAGCTCGCCGAGTTCCTGGACGGGAGCGTTGCCGTCGCAGGCACCGCAGCCGTTGACGGTGTCGCGGATCGTTCCGGCCGTCACGTTGTTGCAGGAACACAGGATGGCGTCGTCCGGCAGTTCGGTCTCCGGGGCGTCGCCGCCGCCGGCAGCGCTGAGGAATGCGCCGGGCTCGGCGGGCAATTCGCGGCCCAGGAGCGGGCGCAGGCTCATGTACGGTGATGCGTCGCCCACGAAGATGCCGCCCAGGAGGGTCTTGGCGTCGTCGGTGGTGACGATCTTCTGGTAGACGCCGCGCGCCGGGTCCGCGTAGACGATTTCGAGGGCGTGCTCGGTCTTGGCGAATGCGTCACCGAAGCTGGCGACATCCACACCGGACAGCTTGAGCTTGGTGGCGGTGTCGAAGCCCGGGAAGGTGGCCTCTCCGCCGTGCAGGCGGTCCGCCACGATCTCGGCCATGGTGTTGGCGGGGGCCACGAGGCCCAGGCACATGCCGCCGAAGTTGGCTACCTCACCGATGGCCCAGATGCCGGGGATCTGGGTTTCGCAGCCGTCGGTGATGACGACGCCGCCGCGGGGGCCAAGGTCGAACAGCTGTTCCTCGCCTTCGGCAGCGCGGAAGAGCTCATCGCGGGGCTTCACGCCGATGGCAACGATCACGATGTCTGCGGGGATGATGCGGCCGTCGGCCATGAGCACGCCGGTGACCTGTCCGTCTTCGGACTGCACCTCGGAGGGGAACACGCCGCCGTGGACGGTGAAACCTTTGGCTTCGATCAGGCGGCCGAGCGCCTGGCCGGCGCCTTCGTCGAGCTGGGTGTTCATGAGCCAGGGGGCGCCGTTGATGACGACGGGCGTCGCGCCGAGCTGCTCGGTGCCGGCTGCCGATTCCAGGCCGAGGAGGCCGCCGCCGATGGTCACGGCGTTGATCTTGCGGCCGAGCTTCTCAGTGAGCTCGGCGATGGCCTTGTTAATGGCCCAGACGTCCTCGAGGGTGCGGTAGACATGCACGTGCTCGGCGCCGGGGATCGGCAGGCGGGCGGCGTCCGAACCGGTGGCCACCACGAGTTCGTCGAATTCATAGGTGTTGCCGGCCGCCGTCTCCACGGACTTGGCAGCGTGGTTGATCTTGATGACGCGTTCGCCGGTCTTCAGGGCCAGGGCGTCGTGGTCCCACATGGAGGCGCTGCCGAGGGTGAGGTCCACCTCGCTGTCCGTGAGCGCCTTGCTGAGGGCCACCCGGTCGTAGGGGAGGTGTGCTTCCTCAGTGAGGACCGTGACATGCCAGCCTTCGAGGCCACGGGCATGCATTGCGTCCGCAAAACGGTGGGCCGCGGGGCCGCCGCCGGCGACGACGATGCGGCGCGGAGTCTCGGTGCTTGAAGTCTGTTCGGTCACTGTGGGCCTTTCGCATGGGGCGCAGCGGTGATCTGCGACCATCTCAATCGAGGTGTCCATCCAGACTAGGTACGCGCAGTTTCGCTTCAGTTTCCCTTATGTTTCGTGAACTTAACTTCTGCATCACGAATGGATTTCCGGGCAGGTGAGTTGCCTTTTACGTGCCGGACACATTGACTGCACGCCGTCGAAACACCGGAGCCCTAGCTTGGAGATGTGGCCGCGTCGGCGGTCCGGGCCCGGCAGCCGTTCCAAGGAGCGCCGGGCTGCAGGCAATGCGAGAGGGGCCGGAAATGACCGCAATACTTGAACTTGAAGACCAGACCACCGGATTTGCGACGGGCTGGAACCGCGTCTGCGCCGTGGAGGAACTGGAACTGGCATGGGGCGAGGCTGCATTGATCGCCGGCCGCCAGGTGGCGTTGTTCCGTACCGCGGCCGCCCAGGTTTTCGCCGTCGCGCAGGAAGACCCCGCCACGGGCGCCCATGTGATGGCCCGCGGCATTGTCGGTTCACGCGGAACGCGCCAGACCATTGCGTCGCCGCTGCACAAGGAGGTCTACGACCTCGAAACCGGTGAGTGCTTTGGCACCGCCGATCTCCGCCTGCCCACGTTCCGCACCCGGTTGGTTGACGGCTACGTGGAAGTTGAGCTCTAGGCCGACGAGCTTTGGCCGCTCGCGGCTAGAGCCCCAGGGCCTCCCGTACATCCCCCAGGACGCCGTCGAGAGCTGCCCGGGCCGCCTGCCGCGCCTCGGGCAGCTCTGCGGCTGAGCCCACGCTTCGGATGACTTCGAGGTAGCACTTGAGTTTCGGCTCGGTGCCGCTGGGACGGATGATCACCCGGCTGAGGTCCTTGGTGAGGTAGAGCAGGCCGTCGGTCGGCGGCAGGGTTTCGCTGCCTTCGGCCAGGTCCCTGAATGATTCGACGGCGGAACCGCCGAAGGACTCCGGCTGGCTGACCCGTAGCCGGTTCATCATGGCGTCCAGCAGGCCCAGGTCCGCGACGCGGATGCTGAGCTGGTCGCTGGCATGCAGGCCGTGCACCAGGTACAGCTCGTCGAGCGTATCGAAAATGGTCTTGCCGTCAGCCTTGGCCGCGGCCGCGAGTTCCGCGATGAGCACCGCGGCGGAGATGCCGTCCTTGTCGCGGACCAGCTCCGGGGCCACACAGTATCCCAGCGCTTCCTCGTAGCCGTAGAGCAGGCCCGGAACCCGGGAAATCCACTTGAATCCCGTCAGCGTTTCTTCATGGGCGTAACCTGCAGCGGCGGCGATTCGCGCCAGGAGGCGCGAGGAAACAATCGAATTTGCGAAGACCCCGTGTGCCGCGCTTTCGGCGCCGGCGAGCCGGGCCACGATGTGCGCACCCAGCAATGCCCCCACTTCGTCGCCCCGCAGCATGCGCCACGAGCCCGTGTCCGGATCCTTGGCGGCCACGGCGGCACGGTCGGCGTCGGGGTCGTTGGCAAGGACAATGTCGGCATCCACGCGGGACGCAGTTTCCAGCGCAAGATCCAGCGCTCCGGGTTCCTCCGGGTTGGGGAAGTTCACCGTGGGGAAGGCCGGGTCCGGCCGGGCCTGTTCGGACACCAGGGTGACGTCTTCGAACCCTGCCGCCTTAAGGACGGCAACGGCGGTGTCGCCGCCAACACCGTGCATGGGGGTCAGGACGATCTTCAGGTCGCGGGCCGGGAACTGTGCGGGCAGCGCCAAGTCCGCCACCGCCGCCTGGTAACCGGCTGTGATCGAGGGCTCCAGCACGGTCCAGCCGGCAGGGGCGAGGGTGATCGAGTCCAGCCCGCCCACGCGGTCGATTTCCGCGGCGATCCGGGCGTCGTAGGGCGCCACGATCTGCGCTCCGCGCCCGCTCTCCTCCACGGCATGCCTGCCCAGGTACACCTTGTAGCCGTTGTCCTGCGGAGGGTTGTGGCTGGCAGTCACCATCACGCCGCCGTCGCAATCCAGTGCCCTGACCGCGTAGGCGAGCAGCGGCGTCGGGAGCGCCTGCGGCATGAGGAAGGTTTCGATTCCCGCGGCCGTGAACACGGCGGCGGTCTCCTTCGCGAAGATGTCGGAGTTGTACCGGGCGTCATAGCCGACGACGGCGCGCGGCCGGGTGCCCGGCGCGGCTTCCGCCACAGCGGCGGTCAGGAACGCGGCGAAACCTGCGGCCGCCCGCCGGACAACGACGCGGTTCATCCGGTTGGGCCCGGGGCCAAGCTCGGCGCGGAGGCCTGCGGTGCCGAACTGCAGCGTGCCGCTGAAGCTGTCCTCAAGCTGCTGGCGGGCGGCGCGAACCCCGTCGCCGGAGAGCTGGATTAGTTCTGTCAAAGCGGCGGCAGTGGCGGGATCCGGATCCTGGGCGGCCCAGTTGCGGGCATCGCTCAGCAGCTGCGGAAATTCGGCATCGGAAGACGTCATAGGAACAAAGCTATCGCCTAACGACCCGGATGCGATGCCCGACAAGCACAGGCGGGCCGCTTGACAGTAAATTTTCCGGACACGTAATGTCTGAAAAATGAAGATGGGCCAGGGGGTGGAATGGTCGTTGCACTGCTGCGTCAACATGTCCTGGGCGCCCGCGGGGGAGGCCGTCAACAGCGCCCGGCTGGCCGAGCTCTACCAGTTGCCCGCCGCCTACCTGAACAAGCAGTTGCAGGCACTGGTCCGCGCGGGCGTTTTGACGTCGGTCTCCGGACCCCGCGGCGGCTTCCAGCTGGCGCGGCCCGCGGACAAGATCACCGTGCTGGACGTGGTGCTGGCCATTGAAGGTCCGGAACCCGCTTTTCGCTGCGAATCCATCCTTGCCAACGCGCCGGGAGCGGACCCCGGTGAAGACTACCTGCGCAGCTGCCTGGTGTCGCAGACCATGCGGCAGGCTGAGCTGGCATGGCGGCAGACGTTGTCCCGGCAGACCATCGCCGGCATTGCCGCCTCGGTGGAGCGGAAGTTTCCCGGGTCCCGGAAGGACATCCTCCGCCGGCTGAGGCCCGCCCGGTATTAGCTGCCCGCCAGGTACTAGACGCC harbors:
- the nirD gene encoding nitrite reductase small subunit NirD, with the translated sequence MTAILELEDQTTGFATGWNRVCAVEELELAWGEAALIAGRQVALFRTAAAQVFAVAQEDPATGAHVMARGIVGSRGTRQTIASPLHKEVYDLETGECFGTADLRLPTFRTRLVDGYVEVEL
- a CDS encoding uroporphyrinogen-III synthase; protein product: MNSIAPASGPQDSPAADAPDAPLEGFRIGVTSHRRSQDLIEALERRGAEVLHAPALKIAPVQEDMRLIDDTRAIIAAKPDLCIATTAYGMRRWCEAADASGIGDELLETLAACRMFVRGPKARGAVRAAGLADVGISSDETTATLVDMLLKEGVRGKTVAVQLHGYTDVRQLERLRMSGATVLTVTPYRWVKPDGEDKLPRLIEAVCSGNLDVLTFTSAPAVDAMWSTAHEMGLYKQLVDALKTTVTTAVVGPVTAQPLIDAGLSPLIPERFRMGALIRLVCEHLALNHVRRLDTRSGNVELRGRSLRIDGEAVEMAPAPLLLLRALLGAEGAVLSRESLSELLELRGSVHALDMTVSRLRSSLPDGRMVETVVKRGYRIRV
- the cobA gene encoding uroporphyrinogen-III C-methyltransferase, encoding MQLSIDLTGREVLVTGSDHAARQAVRRYQSAGAVVSRLSTPQGASHDGPLPERPFLVAAVDDGQPGWDTLLNRCRQTGIPVALEPAAGAVGHVTLVGGGPGVGELLTVAAVKALRDADVVFYDRLAPYQELPSLTSAELVDVGKQPGHHKVSQGDIEKLMVQSALAGNNVVRLKGGDPYVFGRGGEEVAACVAAGVPVKVVSGVTSAISVPAAAGIPVTHREVSHMFTVVSGHAPLTEKELTHLAGLGGTIVVLMGIGTLHQLAAGLRRAGMPAEMPMAVVERGYRPGQRTTIAQLGTIVTAAADCTNPAVLVIGEVVRVAEANRGHAEAAADLDRLAASLMES
- a CDS encoding GMC oxidoreductase produces the protein MEPVVQGDDEPAESVDAVVVGSGFGGSVASYRLAAGGQSVVLMERGRAYPPGSFARTPSEMGRNFWDPDKGLYGLFDAWTFRGLEGIVSSGLGGGSLIYANVLLRKDEKWFVQESPVPGGGYESWPFSRQDLEPYYEAAEAMLRPVPYPYQDTPKTLAMETAARALGLSITRPPIAVTFSASPGAAPARNQVLPPGPFGSVHGEGTVRTTCTLSGECDIGCNTGAKNTLDHNYLSAAKTAGADIRTHHDVRGIRPLPAGGYEVRYVVHDPADAAPGLLREQVIHCRRLILAAGTFGTTFLLLRNRASLPALSPALGTRFSGNGDLLGFVLDAKDPDGVTRTLSGSIGPVITTAIRTPDSTDGGDGRGYYIEDAGYPSFMNWLLETGQFRQVARRAGKVMVQLLKDRLFHAQRSNISADLAAALGDGRLSASSVPLLGMGRDIPDGVMTLQGGRLAINWTLATSAAYFGRMQDTMQAIAKELGGSFKQNPLWWSKRVITVHPLGGAPAGRNSSEGVCDSYGEVFGYPGLHVVDGAAMPGPVGANPALTIAAFAERACHRILAGTDDGGRLRQRGGLGTPGVPPGNVGVGTPDAGIPGYQPGPLRALVPDATKGAKAPREESTFAVRTGTRPRGLRSAGSRDAAGSAEAAALPESEALQEAEIEEEAELAEAGPTSVSFTEQMHGWFSAGVHDPERGRSLGRDRSRRMMFELTITAPDIDAFVRDPLHPATAEGYVLADQFGGRLPVERGWFNLFVREAPDGAGRKMLYRLWLRDPGGTPLTFVGHKDVRNDAGFDVWGDTTTLYVTVLRGHVPPPDSAAAAATSFRPDTGTSAPRNPLDVDKNSEAVAGAGILYIRPWDFARQLTTFRTSGPAPASALAAFGRVFLGELWQVYGRRPHARPAR
- the nirB gene encoding nitrite reductase large subunit NirB — translated: MTEQTSSTETPRRIVVAGGGPAAHRFADAMHARGLEGWHVTVLTEEAHLPYDRVALSKALTDSEVDLTLGSASMWDHDALALKTGERVIKINHAAKSVETAAGNTYEFDELVVATGSDAARLPIPGAEHVHVYRTLEDVWAINKAIAELTEKLGRKINAVTIGGGLLGLESAAGTEQLGATPVVINGAPWLMNTQLDEGAGQALGRLIEAKGFTVHGGVFPSEVQSEDGQVTGVLMADGRIIPADIVIVAIGVKPRDELFRAAEGEEQLFDLGPRGGVVITDGCETQIPGIWAIGEVANFGGMCLGLVAPANTMAEIVADRLHGGEATFPGFDTATKLKLSGVDVASFGDAFAKTEHALEIVYADPARGVYQKIVTTDDAKTLLGGIFVGDASPYMSLRPLLGRELPAEPGAFLSAAGGGDAPETELPDDAILCSCNNVTAGTIRDTVNGCGACDGNAPVQELGELKGCTRAGTSCGSCVPMLKKLLESELTKSGVEVSKALCEHIELSRQELFDAIRVLELTSFEEIMAKYGTGAGCDICKPTIANILASQNSAYVLDAGRGTLQDTNDRALANMQKDGTYSVVPRIAGGEITPKKLGVIAAVAEKYNLYTKITGGQRIDMFGARLEELPEIWKELVDAGFESGQAYGKSLRTVKSCVGSTWCRFGVQDSVAMAIQLELRYRGLRSPHKLKMGVSGCARECAEARGKDVGVIATADGWNLYVGGNGGATPAHAQLLAKDLDDETLIKYIDRYFMYYIRTADRLQRTARWQEELDGGIKHVEDVVVKDTLGIAEDLEAAMAKHVDTYVDEWADTLKDPERLRRFRSFVNAPDQKDDSITFVSDERGQMRPATAEEKGKVLIGSTIPMRPTTPELDKNEV